A region of Meiothermus cerbereus DSM 11376 DNA encodes the following proteins:
- a CDS encoding CBS domain-containing protein, producing MKAKEIMVKPIVAVSPKTPLTEVAQQMLKHRIGSVVVVDEKGQLAGIITQGDFCRHPGRMVPFSLFESANVLANWLYPEQVERVYKAARNLRAQDIMRAPVVTVSPEASLERILALMLRHDINRIPVVRRGKVVGIISRYDLLKVLQQELAS from the coding sequence ATGAAAGCCAAAGAGATCATGGTCAAGCCCATTGTTGCAGTTTCACCCAAGACCCCACTCACGGAGGTGGCCCAGCAGATGCTAAAGCACCGCATTGGCTCGGTGGTGGTAGTGGACGAGAAAGGCCAGCTGGCGGGTATCATCACCCAGGGCGATTTTTGCCGCCATCCGGGGCGGATGGTTCCTTTTTCCCTGTTCGAAAGCGCCAATGTGCTGGCCAACTGGCTCTACCCCGAGCAGGTGGAGAGGGTTTATAAGGCTGCCCGTAACCTGCGGGCCCAGGACATCATGCGCGCCCCGGTGGTCACGGTTTCGCCCGAAGCTTCGCTCGAGCGGATCCTGGCTCTAATGCTCCGGCACGACATTAACCGCATCCCGGTGGTGCGCCGAGGTAAGGTGGTGGGCATCATCTCCCGCTACGACCTGCTGAAGGTGCTGCAACAGGAACTTGCTTCATGA